The region CTGTATACGGTATCCGAAAGAATCTCTTCCATCGCAACCTGTGTCTGATTAATTTCTTTTACCATTTCCTCCAAGTGTTCTCTATCCCTATCTTCTCCGACTGGTACTAAAATTAGCTCATGGATACTGGATGGCAAAAGGAAAAAATCTGATCCTAATTGTTTATAAAAGAGTTCCAGTAATCCTTGGTATAACAAGCAACTAGCACCATTAATTCCACAACTATTCGTTAAAACATACATAGATGAATTGAAATTGGTTGGTAAGGTTTCTACTTCTTTTTTTGGTGTCCATGACTCATGCTTAATTGCATCATAAACAATGTCTTCCATAGGTCGTATGAGAGCTGGAAAGTTCTTTTTAGTATTTTCCATAGCCACATTTCGTAACTCTTCTACGGACACGCCCCAGTTCTTTCGATGTTCTTCTGTAATTCGAACACTTCCAATACCCTCTTCATCCCTTCTGATT is a window of Lachnoclostridium phytofermentans ISDg DNA encoding:
- a CDS encoding DUF5688 family protein, with product MSNLMSYENFLNYMKEEVKKRLGEGYETDLNQIRKNNGLLLDGLMIRCNTDKIMPSVYLNPYYENYQKGQSVTDIVDEIIKAYDGAREETGRIAIPARMEFEEVKSRIIYRLVNYEKNRLLLQNIPHYRVLEFAVTFHCLIRRDEEGIGSVRITEEHRKNWGVSVEELRNVAMENTKKNFPALIRPMEDIVYDAIKHESWTPKKEVETLPTNFNSSMYVLTNSCGINGASCLLYQGLLELFYKQLGSDFFLLPSSIHELILVPVGEDRDREHLEEMVKEINQTQVAMEEILSDTVYSYESIRDGLLDLGT